The Hemibagrus wyckioides isolate EC202008001 linkage group LG15, SWU_Hwy_1.0, whole genome shotgun sequence genome window below encodes:
- the cav4b gene encoding caveolin-2, which translates to MMSDEYLVECKIDDDDDSDDDYDEEAMEIHPTPTPPPQFCSSSLASISHCETRDPYGVNNHLRMDFSDVLAEPASTHSYERVWVYSSIGFESARIWSYRCLTALFAVPISCLSGCLFALLACLHIWCVMPCVQVCHTCLPCVQSLWMSVVNIFIMPLFMSAARCCSGIHVLFSNE; encoded by the exons ATGATGTCTGATGAGTATTTGGTGGAGTGCAagatagatgatgatgatgacagtgatgatgactatgatgaAGAAGCGATGGAGATACATCCcacaccaactccaccaccacagTTCTGCTCCAGCTCCCTAGCGTCCATAAGCCATTGTGAAACCAGAGACCCCTATGGAGTCAACAACCACTTGAGG ATGGACTTCAGTGATGTTTTGGCTGAGCCAGCCTCTACACACAGTTATGAACGTGTTTGGGTGTACAGTAGCATTGGGTTTGAGTCAGCACGGATCTGGAGTTACCGTTGCCTCACGGCACTTTTCGCAGTCCCCATTTCCTGCCTCTCTGGCTGTCTTTTTGCACTGCTGGCCTGCTTACACATCTG GTGTGTGATGCCCTGTGTACAGGTCTGCCATACCTGTTTACCCTGTGTTCAGTCCCTGTGGATGAGTGTGGTGAACATCTTCATCATGCCACTCTTTATGTCTGCTGCTCGGTGTTGTAGTGGAATACATGTATTATTCTCTAATGAATGA
- the ikbkg gene encoding NF-kappa-B essential modulator isoform X1 — protein sequence MVQPQPYGVNAFQWDMAGEEAVGAASQGSLTNSSQGSLRVPPELAGHEVVSRLLLDNHQLREALKRSNDALKNRCEEMEGWQRRSREEREFLSGKFRDARALVERLAQENKNLLGKLNSNGSQVVPQGVDVGTETACQNRNQESSRADSNGLSDDPNDLAVSERKVDTEQDTDRQAMPRSLPSEGSNDILRILKSHKEKLEEGMRELKRRNEELDKAKMEREKEIECLHNTVDQLRFKLMQLTQTGAVTEETFQKTNAYTVSPESFHLAKLTEQLQATQGRYRELQEKLNLLEQNTMQRDRTEALLKQKEKDYIQLTKDSEALRAQVTSLLGELKERQASLDKCEEDKRRLEERLCCKTENLQTLERDMEEQKKQHCVTVDKFLLQTQNLEAALKKERGVIVEERRKLAQLQHAYTCLFQDYDTKLKTEKLANHRSGETETLSHRLEEAEKALALKQAHIDKLKEELEQQRTLQETIEVLTAQAEIYKSDFQAERRAREELNQKKEELQEKLNQTLTELNLHKQEKMQQRHMDSYRPLPPPAVIPGGGGIQQPNRNEYQCPKCQYNAPDMDTLQIHVMDCIQ from the exons ATGGTCCAGCCCCAGCCTTACGGGGTCAACGCCTTCCAGTGGGACATGGCAGGAGAGGAAGCAGTGGGGGCTGCCAGTCAGGGCTCACTAACGAATAGTTCTCAAGGATCACTAAGAGTGCCACCTGAATTAGCTGGACATGAAGTGGTCAGCAGACTTCTTTTGGATAACCACCAGTTACGAG AGGCACTAAAAAGGAGCAATGATGCCCTGAAAAACAGGTGTGAGGAAATGGAGGGATGGCAGCGAAGATCTAGGGAGGAAAGAGAGTTTCTGAGTGGCAAGTTTCGCGACGCAAGGGCTTTGGTTGAGCGGCTGGCTCAGGAGAATAAGAATTTGCTGGGCAAGCTCAACTCCAATGGCAGTCAAGTCGTACCCCAAGGCGTTGATGTTGGCACAGAGACAGCCTGTCAGAATCGGAACCAAGAGAGTTCCCGTGCAGACAGTAACGGACTATCAGATGATCCTAAT GACTTAGCCGTGAGTGAGCGGAAGGTGGATACAGAACAAGACACTGACAGACAGGCAATGCCTCGAAGTTTG CCAAGTGAAGGTTCTAACGATATCCTAAGGATACTGAAGAGTCATAAAGAGAAGCTGGAGGAAGGAATGAGAGAGCTTAAGAGAAGAAATGAGGAACTGGATAAGGCgaaaatggagagagaaaaagaaatcgAATGCCTTCATAATACTGTGGACCAGCTACGCTTCAAACTGATGCAGCTTACTCAG actgGTGCTGTAACAGAGgaaacatttcagaaaacaAATGCTTATACAGTCTCTCCAGAAAG CTTTCACTTGGCTAAACTAACAGAACAGCTTCAGGCTACTCAAGGCAG GTATCGAGAGCTTCAGGAAAAACTGAATCTACTAGAACAGAACACAATGCAGAGGGATAGAACAGAGGCTCTACtcaaacagaaagagaaggatTATATTCAG CTGACCAAGGACAGTGAGGCTCTGAGGGCTCAGGTCACTTCTCTACTTGGTGAGCTGAAAGAACGCCAAGCATCCCTAGACAAGTGTGAAGAAGATAAAAGACGTTTAGAAGAAAG GCTGTGCTGTAAGACAGAGAACCTGCAGACTTTGGAGCGCGATATGGAGGAGCAAAAGAAGCAGCATTGTGTAACCGTGGACAAGTTCCTTTTGCAGACACAAAACCTGGAGGCAGCATTGAAGAAAGAGCGGGGTGTCATTGTGGAGGAAAG GAGGAAGCTAGCTCAGCTCCAACATGCTTACACCTGTCTCTTTCAGGATTATGACACCAAACTGAAAACCGAAAAACTAGCCAATCACAGG AGTGGAGAAACCGAGACGCTTTCTCATAGACTAGAGGAAGCTGAGAAAGCTCTGGCCTTGAAACAAGCTCACATCGACAAACTCAAGGAAGAACTGGAGCAACAGAGGACCTTACAGGAGACCATTGAAGTGCTCACAGCACAG GCGGAGATCTACAAGTCCGACTTCCAGGCAGAGAGACGGGCGCGGGAGGAGCTCAACCAAAAGAAGGAGGAGCTGCAGGAAAAACTCAACCAAACACTCACTGAACTCAATCTCCACAAGCAGGAGAAGATGCAGCAACGACACATGGACAGTTACAGACCTCTTCCACCACCTG CAGTAATTCCAGGAGGAGGAGGGATACAACAGCCAAATCGTAATGAATACCAGTGTCCTAAGTGTCAGTACAATGCTCCGGACATGGACACCCTGCAGATTCACGTCATGGACTGTATCCAGTGA
- the ikbkg gene encoding NF-kappa-B essential modulator isoform X2 → MVQPQPYGVNAFQWDMAGEEAVGAASQGSLTNSSQGSLRVPPELAGHEVVSRLLLDNHQLREALKRSNDALKNRCEEMEGWQRRSREEREFLSGKFRDARALVERLAQENKNLLGKLNSNGSQVVPQGVDVGTETACQNRNQESSRADSNGLSDDPNDLAVSERKVDTEQDTDRQAMPRSLPSEGSNDILRILKSHKEKLEEGMRELKRRNEELDKAKMEREKEIECLHNTVDQLRFKLMQLTQTGAVTEETFQKTNAYTVSPESFHLAKLTEQLQATQGRYRELQEKLNLLEQNTMQRDRTEALLKQKEKDYIQLTKDSEALRAQVTSLLGELKERQASLDKCEEDKRRLEERLCCKTENLQTLERDMEEQKKQHCVTVDKFLLQTQNLEAALKKERGVIVEERRKLAQLQHAYTCLFQDYDTKLKTEKLANHRSGETETLSHRLEEAEKALALKQAHIDKLKEELEQQRTLQETIEVLTAQAEIYKSDFQAERRAREELNQKKEELQEKLNQTLTELNLHKQEKMQQRHMDSYRPLPPPVIPGGGGIQQPNRNEYQCPKCQYNAPDMDTLQIHVMDCIQ, encoded by the exons ATGGTCCAGCCCCAGCCTTACGGGGTCAACGCCTTCCAGTGGGACATGGCAGGAGAGGAAGCAGTGGGGGCTGCCAGTCAGGGCTCACTAACGAATAGTTCTCAAGGATCACTAAGAGTGCCACCTGAATTAGCTGGACATGAAGTGGTCAGCAGACTTCTTTTGGATAACCACCAGTTACGAG AGGCACTAAAAAGGAGCAATGATGCCCTGAAAAACAGGTGTGAGGAAATGGAGGGATGGCAGCGAAGATCTAGGGAGGAAAGAGAGTTTCTGAGTGGCAAGTTTCGCGACGCAAGGGCTTTGGTTGAGCGGCTGGCTCAGGAGAATAAGAATTTGCTGGGCAAGCTCAACTCCAATGGCAGTCAAGTCGTACCCCAAGGCGTTGATGTTGGCACAGAGACAGCCTGTCAGAATCGGAACCAAGAGAGTTCCCGTGCAGACAGTAACGGACTATCAGATGATCCTAAT GACTTAGCCGTGAGTGAGCGGAAGGTGGATACAGAACAAGACACTGACAGACAGGCAATGCCTCGAAGTTTG CCAAGTGAAGGTTCTAACGATATCCTAAGGATACTGAAGAGTCATAAAGAGAAGCTGGAGGAAGGAATGAGAGAGCTTAAGAGAAGAAATGAGGAACTGGATAAGGCgaaaatggagagagaaaaagaaatcgAATGCCTTCATAATACTGTGGACCAGCTACGCTTCAAACTGATGCAGCTTACTCAG actgGTGCTGTAACAGAGgaaacatttcagaaaacaAATGCTTATACAGTCTCTCCAGAAAG CTTTCACTTGGCTAAACTAACAGAACAGCTTCAGGCTACTCAAGGCAG GTATCGAGAGCTTCAGGAAAAACTGAATCTACTAGAACAGAACACAATGCAGAGGGATAGAACAGAGGCTCTACtcaaacagaaagagaaggatTATATTCAG CTGACCAAGGACAGTGAGGCTCTGAGGGCTCAGGTCACTTCTCTACTTGGTGAGCTGAAAGAACGCCAAGCATCCCTAGACAAGTGTGAAGAAGATAAAAGACGTTTAGAAGAAAG GCTGTGCTGTAAGACAGAGAACCTGCAGACTTTGGAGCGCGATATGGAGGAGCAAAAGAAGCAGCATTGTGTAACCGTGGACAAGTTCCTTTTGCAGACACAAAACCTGGAGGCAGCATTGAAGAAAGAGCGGGGTGTCATTGTGGAGGAAAG GAGGAAGCTAGCTCAGCTCCAACATGCTTACACCTGTCTCTTTCAGGATTATGACACCAAACTGAAAACCGAAAAACTAGCCAATCACAGG AGTGGAGAAACCGAGACGCTTTCTCATAGACTAGAGGAAGCTGAGAAAGCTCTGGCCTTGAAACAAGCTCACATCGACAAACTCAAGGAAGAACTGGAGCAACAGAGGACCTTACAGGAGACCATTGAAGTGCTCACAGCACAG GCGGAGATCTACAAGTCCGACTTCCAGGCAGAGAGACGGGCGCGGGAGGAGCTCAACCAAAAGAAGGAGGAGCTGCAGGAAAAACTCAACCAAACACTCACTGAACTCAATCTCCACAAGCAGGAGAAGATGCAGCAACGACACATGGACAGTTACAGACCTCTTCCACCACCTG TAATTCCAGGAGGAGGAGGGATACAACAGCCAAATCGTAATGAATACCAGTGTCCTAAGTGTCAGTACAATGCTCCGGACATGGACACCCTGCAGATTCACGTCATGGACTGTATCCAGTGA
- the ikbkg gene encoding NF-kappa-B essential modulator isoform X3, with protein MVQPQPYGVNAFQWDMAGEEAVGAASQGSLTNSSQGSLRVPPELAGHEVVSRLLLDNHQLREALKRSNDALKNRCEEMEGWQRRSREEREFLSGKFRDARALVERLAQENKNLLGKLNSNGSQVVPQGVDVGTETACQNRNQESSRADSNGLSDDPNDLAVSERKVDTEQDTDRQAMPRSLPSEGSNDILRILKSHKEKLEEGMRELKRRNEELDKAKMEREKEIECLHNTVDQLRFKLMQLTQTGAVTEETFQKTNAYTVSPERYRELQEKLNLLEQNTMQRDRTEALLKQKEKDYIQLTKDSEALRAQVTSLLGELKERQASLDKCEEDKRRLEERLCCKTENLQTLERDMEEQKKQHCVTVDKFLLQTQNLEAALKKERGVIVEERRKLAQLQHAYTCLFQDYDTKLKTEKLANHRSGETETLSHRLEEAEKALALKQAHIDKLKEELEQQRTLQETIEVLTAQAEIYKSDFQAERRAREELNQKKEELQEKLNQTLTELNLHKQEKMQQRHMDSYRPLPPPAVIPGGGGIQQPNRNEYQCPKCQYNAPDMDTLQIHVMDCIQ; from the exons ATGGTCCAGCCCCAGCCTTACGGGGTCAACGCCTTCCAGTGGGACATGGCAGGAGAGGAAGCAGTGGGGGCTGCCAGTCAGGGCTCACTAACGAATAGTTCTCAAGGATCACTAAGAGTGCCACCTGAATTAGCTGGACATGAAGTGGTCAGCAGACTTCTTTTGGATAACCACCAGTTACGAG AGGCACTAAAAAGGAGCAATGATGCCCTGAAAAACAGGTGTGAGGAAATGGAGGGATGGCAGCGAAGATCTAGGGAGGAAAGAGAGTTTCTGAGTGGCAAGTTTCGCGACGCAAGGGCTTTGGTTGAGCGGCTGGCTCAGGAGAATAAGAATTTGCTGGGCAAGCTCAACTCCAATGGCAGTCAAGTCGTACCCCAAGGCGTTGATGTTGGCACAGAGACAGCCTGTCAGAATCGGAACCAAGAGAGTTCCCGTGCAGACAGTAACGGACTATCAGATGATCCTAAT GACTTAGCCGTGAGTGAGCGGAAGGTGGATACAGAACAAGACACTGACAGACAGGCAATGCCTCGAAGTTTG CCAAGTGAAGGTTCTAACGATATCCTAAGGATACTGAAGAGTCATAAAGAGAAGCTGGAGGAAGGAATGAGAGAGCTTAAGAGAAGAAATGAGGAACTGGATAAGGCgaaaatggagagagaaaaagaaatcgAATGCCTTCATAATACTGTGGACCAGCTACGCTTCAAACTGATGCAGCTTACTCAG actgGTGCTGTAACAGAGgaaacatttcagaaaacaAATGCTTATACAGTCTCTCCAGAAAG GTATCGAGAGCTTCAGGAAAAACTGAATCTACTAGAACAGAACACAATGCAGAGGGATAGAACAGAGGCTCTACtcaaacagaaagagaaggatTATATTCAG CTGACCAAGGACAGTGAGGCTCTGAGGGCTCAGGTCACTTCTCTACTTGGTGAGCTGAAAGAACGCCAAGCATCCCTAGACAAGTGTGAAGAAGATAAAAGACGTTTAGAAGAAAG GCTGTGCTGTAAGACAGAGAACCTGCAGACTTTGGAGCGCGATATGGAGGAGCAAAAGAAGCAGCATTGTGTAACCGTGGACAAGTTCCTTTTGCAGACACAAAACCTGGAGGCAGCATTGAAGAAAGAGCGGGGTGTCATTGTGGAGGAAAG GAGGAAGCTAGCTCAGCTCCAACATGCTTACACCTGTCTCTTTCAGGATTATGACACCAAACTGAAAACCGAAAAACTAGCCAATCACAGG AGTGGAGAAACCGAGACGCTTTCTCATAGACTAGAGGAAGCTGAGAAAGCTCTGGCCTTGAAACAAGCTCACATCGACAAACTCAAGGAAGAACTGGAGCAACAGAGGACCTTACAGGAGACCATTGAAGTGCTCACAGCACAG GCGGAGATCTACAAGTCCGACTTCCAGGCAGAGAGACGGGCGCGGGAGGAGCTCAACCAAAAGAAGGAGGAGCTGCAGGAAAAACTCAACCAAACACTCACTGAACTCAATCTCCACAAGCAGGAGAAGATGCAGCAACGACACATGGACAGTTACAGACCTCTTCCACCACCTG CAGTAATTCCAGGAGGAGGAGGGATACAACAGCCAAATCGTAATGAATACCAGTGTCCTAAGTGTCAGTACAATGCTCCGGACATGGACACCCTGCAGATTCACGTCATGGACTGTATCCAGTGA